The Alkalinema sp. FACHB-956 genome segment CCATTGTTGGCTTTTCAGGCGGATCGTGATTTTCCGACCATCATCCAACGCATGGCGAGTGATGCCCTAGAGCAGAGTCCTACATTGGTGCCGCAGGCTAGGGGGTACGCGATCGCTCGACTGCTACAACAGTTCTGTTGACCTAGAATTGACCTAGAACTGACCTAGAACGTATTAGCTTGCTCGTTCTCAACTTGACAATGTTTCTACCGTTTCTAAGTTTCTACTGCTTCTAAGTTTTTACCGCTTCTAAAAGTCTATGGATGCTTTGATGACTTGCAATAGCTGGGTATTGCCCTGCTCAAGACACAGTCGTTCTGAGGTTTGTAACTCTTGCAGAGCACTAGCCCGATCGCCCAGCCGACTGAGGGCCAAACCTTTGAAGTAAAAACCATGCTCATCCTGTTGATTAATGCTAGCAGATCTGCTGAGAGAATTGGTTTGTTGAAAGTCTCGCAATGCACCAGTAGTATCGTGGAGATCATATTTCGCATTAGCCCTTCCATAATAAGCCGATAAGTTTTGCTGATCCAGCTTAATAGCACGATCGAAATCTTCTAAGGCAGCGGAGTAATTTTGGGATTGGTAGTATATAGCTCCACGATTGTAATAGGCATTGGTGCTGGGATTGAGGTGAATAACCTGGGTGAAATCGTCGATCGCTTGCTCAATCTGGCCCACATAGCTATTGAGAGCTGCCCGCAAGAAGTAGAAAGTATCGATATTCGAATTAATCCGAATGGCTTGGTTAAAGTCTTCCAGGGCGTGATGGCAATATTGGGGTTCAGTTCTCCGCCAAAATGTATAGGTCACCCCCCGGAGAAAATAAAAAATAGCATTTTGAGGGTCAAGATCGATCGCTTGATTATAGTGCTGAATTGCTGTGGGATAATCACCCTGGTTGTGATAAGCCAACCCTAAGCTCTGGTAAGCGTGGACGCAATGGGGATCATGGGTCAGGGCTTGGGTAAAGCAATCGATCGCTGGATTATACTGCCCTCGGCGTTCCCATGCTTGGCCATCCATGACATGGGCTAAGGCGACCTGCTTCTTCACGTCCGCCTGGGATAGAAATGGAATGCTGAGGAGTTGCATGCCATCTGTGGGAACCTTAACACCGTCAATATTGGAATAGGTTGGAAATAAATTGCCAACAACAATCACAGCGTTAGCGATATAAAATATGAGTCCTGGAAAGAGTAGAGTATTACTAATATTTTTCAGCACGATCGTCTGTGGAAATTGCATCAAGCTGAAAATCATTACGGCATTGGCTAACGGCCCTGCTAGAATGACCAGAAAAAGTCGCGATCGATAAAAGGGAATCGATTTGTTAGAAAGAAGCGTAATTCCCCCAGTCAAGATCGTTTTAATTTCCCAAGGAAAACCTAGAAACTGAAATGTCCAGCGGGTTTTGCCGGTTCCAATCACAATTTTACTGACCTGCATTCCTACCAAATGCGCAGTCATGGCATGGCCTAACTCATGGGGGATGGTCATCAAGAAAATCATGACTTGAAATAGTAGAAAATTAGCCAAGACCCAAATGAGTGGAGACCGATGACCAAATTGAAATAGTACAAGAACAAATCCAGCGATCGCCGGTATCCACAACCAGTTGCTTAACCTGGATGCAATTTTCAAAGATGCAATTTTTAAACTAGGATTGATTGCGGGGATTGAAATCTGGTGCATTGGGATACCGGATTTGTAATATTAGGGCTTCAATCATTGCGATCGACAATCGAACTAACGACCTTTAATCCTGCTGACGACTTCTGTATGATGACTTCTGTGTGATGACTTCTGTATGACGACTTCTGTATACAGCGGATTTCCAACCTAGGTCATTGATCAATTTTAGTTCACAGCAAATTTGCGGTTTGGGCTAGTGAGGATTTCCTAAAACCGCTAGAATTGATCAGCTAATTTTGCAGCCCCAATTTGTTCAACGTTGGTTCAACCTGTGTGTCCTATGCCTGATCCTAAATCTGAGTCCATGGCGGATCAACAATTCAGCTTGTTTGATTGGAGCGGTACCCCAGCGCCGGAAAGTTCTGAAACGTCGGAATCCTCCGCTCAGCCATCAGCTAGCCAGTCGTCACAGGTCGTCCCCAGTTCTCTCCCGGTGACCTCGGTTCCCCCATCGTTTGATCCCAGCCAAATTCCGACCAGTGCGCGGGTGCAGATTCCAGTAGGTACCTATGGCTCCATGGCCGAAATCAAAGCCCATTGTTCTGAGTGCCATCGCTGCGAATTGGGCGCAACTCGGACGAATGCGGTGATTAGCCGAGGCAATCCCAATGCCCTATTGATGATTATTGGCGAAGGACCAGGGGAAAATGAAGATCTGACGGGACAGCCTTTTGTTGGCAAAGCAGGGCAATTGCTCGACAAGATTTTGGAATCGGTGCGGCTGACGGAGGACGATGTTTTTATCTGCAACATTGTGAAATGTCGGCCACCGGGCAATCGTAAGCCTACACGGGATGAAATGAACGCCTGTCGCCCCTATTTGATGGAACAAATTCGGCTTGTGGATCCGAAAATTATTATGATGGCAGGAGCCTCCGCGATCGAAGGACTGCTGAACGAGAAAAACGTCAAAATCACGCAGATTCGTGGGACTTGGCGGGACTGGGAAGGGCGATCCTGTATGCCCGTTTTTCACCCCTCCTATCTGTTACGTAATCCATCACGGGCCCAGGGAAGTCCCAAATGGCTGATGTGGCAGGATATTCAGGAAGTGCGACGGAAGTTGGATGAACTCAAGTCAGCCCTGTAATTCCTACCTGCTGAACTTTGCTGAACTTCTAGCCATCGATTAATTTCTAAAAACCAATTGCCGGGAATTGCTGGGCGACCTAGTCTGGAAATTTGATCGGCAATTGTAATTGCTGGGCGATCGCCTGGGTCAGGTGGGTAAACTGCTCAGACTCCGGTAAATGTTTCAGAATGGGGACAACCGTGTTCAAAATTGCCAGGAAGTAAGCCTTCAAGCGATTGCTACGGCGTTTATCCGGCTGATTCACTTCGATCGCGAGGTCTTCCAAGTAAACGGTGACCAGGTCTCGGCGGTTGGGGGGCAATGCTTCCAAAACCTGGGTCAGGGCAACGATGTGTTGCGCGAGGGTGTTGTAATCAGGGGTGTTGTAATCAGGGGTGTTGTAGTCAGGCGTGTTGTAATTTAAGCCACTCTCTAAACCGCTGGAATGAACGGTGGGATCGTTGCCGGATGGGGCATCGGGCGCGATCGTCGCAGTATGAGCAGGAGTCGCCGCTGTGGGATGCGCCGTAGGATGTACGGTGGGATGGGCCGCCTCTGTCGTGGATGGGGTAGATGGGGCAATGCCTGAAGCGCCGGCAGAATTGGCATTCGCTTGGGCTAGGGCCTGTTTGCCTTCAGAGGTGAGGTAAGCCCGAACAATTTGAAATTCACGGGTGAAATTGTCGTAGACTTTGGCGATTTTCAGGTAACCATCGTCGGACAGGGTGTTGAGGTAGTAGCTGAGCAACTGCATGGATGACCCAACGGCAGCGGCAATGTCCTCCCCCGTGATGTTGCCTGCATCAATGACCCGTAGAATTTTGATGTGTCGATCGTTGAGTACAGCCATAGGGTCACAGGAATCGGTAGATTTTCGAAGTGCTTATCTTGCAGCTTTTCAATGGTACTCAATTTTCCACCTAGATCAGGATTCTTTCTTGCGCGTAACGATTCTTGTGCGTAACGATTTTTGAGACAAAACCAGCAGCAGCGAACGATCGCACAAACAATACAAGGTCGGAAATGCATAAAAAAGCGGCCAGTGCAAATTCTGACCGCAGCAGGTGGGTTGAGGCAAGGCAAGGGAGGATAAACTCCCCTGTGATGCATTCAGACCCAAATTAATTGGCGTTCTGAGATTACTTGCTCCACTTGGGAACCATGTTTGTGGTTCCTGCATAAACAGCCAGATCTCCTAACTCATCTTCGATGCGTAGCAGGCGGTTGTACTTGGCAACGCGCTCACTCCGGCTCAGGGATCCAGTTTTGATCTGTCCCGCACGGGTAGCCACTGCGAGATCCGCGATCGTGGTGTCTTCGGTTTCCCCAGAACGGTGACTGATGATCGATCGGAAGCCATTGCGTGCCCCTAGGTCGATCGCTTGCAGGGTTTCCGTGAGCGAGCCGATTTGGTTGAGCTTAATCAGAATGGAATTGCCCGCTTTTTGGTCGATGCCTTTTTGCAAACGCTCGACGTTGGTTACGAACAGGTCATCCCCCACCAGTTGCACCCGACTGCCAATTTTCTCGGTCAGTGCTTGCCAGTTTTCCCAGTCTTCTTCTTGCAAGCCATCTTCGATCGAGACGATGGGATATTCCGTAGTCAGCTTAGCCAGGTAATCGATGGTTTCCCCCGGCGTGTGGGCTTTGCCATCGAAGTGGTATTGACCATCTTTGTAGAACTCACTGGAAGCTACATCCAGGGCGATCGCCACTTGCTCACCGGGCTTGTAACCGGCCTTTTCGATCGCAATCATCAACAGATCTAGGGCTGCTTGGTTAGAGGCGAGGTTGGGCGCAAATCCCCCTTCATCGCCCACCCCGGTCAGCGAGCCTTGATCTTTCAACACTTTGCTGAGGGCATGGAACACTTCAGCCCCCCACCGCAGTGCTTCCCGGAAGCTATCGGCTCCAACGGGGACAATCATGAATTCCTGGAAGTCTACGTTGTTATCTGCGTGGGCACCGCCGTTGATAACATTCATCAAGGGGACGGGCAGCAGATTAGCCAAAGGGCCGCCGAGGTAGCGGTAGAGGGGCAGTCCGAGACCCTCCGCAGCGGCTTTGGCCGTGGCTAGGGAAACGGCAAGAATGGCGTTGGCACCAACGTTTTTCTTGTTGGAGTCTGAGTCAAGGCCGATCATGAGGCGATCGACGAGTTCTTGATTCAGGGCATCAACGCCAATTAATTCAGGAGTAATGATAGTTTTAACGTTTTCGACGGCTTTGAGAACCCCCTTGCCGCCATAACGATTTGGGTCTTCATCACGTAGCTCGTGGGCTTCAAATGTACCGGTGGAAGCGCCGCTGGGTACCTGCGCTAGCCCTTTTGCCCCGTTGATGAGTTGGACTTCGGCTTCAATGGTGGGACGGCCTCGGGAGTCAAGGATCTCACGCGCAGAAATCATCTCGATCGCGGTATCTGACGCATCAAACATGTCTGGTAAACCTCTGAACTCAGCTTTTCGGTGGGTTAGGGAATTCTCTATGAACCATCGCTTAGGATACGACCTAATGGCCAGTTGGAAAAGAGTGCTGTTGGGGGATGGTTCGCTCTTGGGGGTGAAGGGACGCAGGGTGCAAGTATAGCGAGCGGGGCAAGGGGGGTTTGTTCGTGGTTGACAGTTAACCGATGGCAGTGATCCCAGGAGAAGCCCAAGAAGCTGCTGGACGTGGAAGCAGAGGCCGCTCGTTACAATAAAGCAGATGTCATTTGGAATGGTAGGAAACAGCTATGCGGTTATTGCACACAATGCTGCGGGTCGGCAATCTAGAGCGATCGCTCAAGTTCTACTGCGAAGTGTTGGGGATGAAGCTACTGCGACAAAAAGATTATCCCGGTGGCGAGTTTACCCTAGCGTTTATCGGCTACGGGGATGAAGCGGATCACACGGTGATTGAGCTGACCTACAACTGGGGACGGGAACAGTATGACCTGGGTGATGCTTACGGCCACATTGCGATCGGGGTGGATGATATCTATCAAACCTGTGAAGAAATTCGCTCTCGGGGGGGCAAGGTGACGCGGGAGCCGGGGCCTATGAAGCATGGTTCAACGGTCATTGCCTTTGTTGAGGATCCGGATGGGTACAAGGTAGAACTCATTCAGTTACGTCCCCAAGGGGCAGCCCAGGAAGCAGTGAGTGCTACGGCTTAGATCGCCTTAGATCAACTTAAGATCACCTTAGATCGACTGAAATCGCCACGATCGCGCTTGAGCATTCGGTTGATTACCAGTTGATGGCTAGTTAATTGCCGGTTAATTGCCAGTTGATTGCCAGTTGATTGCCAGTTGATTGTAAGCCTTGCAAACCATCCGATCCCCTGAAATCCCCCGCTCTCCTAGGGAGAGCCTACGCCGAAATAAAGGAGGAGTTTGAAAAAATTGAGTTCAATTCCCCCTGCTGTAGCTTTGCTTGTCCTAGGGGAGGAAGACTCGGGGGATCGGATCTGCCGTAGTCATGAATCAAATGGATCAATTGGATAGCATTACCCTTACTCTATGGGTGATGGCTGTACGAATCTATTGGGGGCAGTCATCAATGGGGGTTGAGGAATGCGGGTTGAGCGCCAGTTCCAGGGGAATGGTGATCCGGAATGTTGTCCCTTGACCGAGGGTGGAAATGCAGTCTAGGGTGCCCTGATGTTTCTCAGTCACAATCTGATAACTGATGGAAAGTCCCAGGCCCGTTCCTTGGCCCACAGGCTTGGTGGTGAAGAAGGGATCGAATAAATGGGCTTGAATGTGTTCTGGAATGCCCAGGCCATTGTCGCTGAATTGAATAATGGCGCGATCGTTGGCTAACTCGGTGTGGAGCTGAATGGCAGGTTGTGGACATTTGCCATGGTTATAGGCATCTTCCAGGGCATCGATCGCGTTGCTGAGAATGTTCATGAAGACTTGATTCAGCTGTCCTGCGTAGCACTGCACGGAGGGTAATACACCGTAGTGCTTCGTGACTAAAATTTCTGGGCGATCGGCCTTTGATTTGAGCCGGTTTTGTAGAATGACCAGCGTGTTGTCGAGTCCCTGGTGCAGATCAATTTCTTGTAATTCCGTATCATCTAATCGCGAGAAGTTCCGGAGGGATAGAACAATTTCTCGAATGCGATCGGCTCCCACCTTCATAGACGACAGGATTTGGGGTAAATCTTCCATTAAGTAAGCCAGATCGACTTCTTCCATGAAGGCGGCCAGTTCTGGAGTGGGGTTGGGATAGCTGGCTCTATAGTGCTGAATCACCCGCAGCAAGTCTTGGGCATATTCGCTGGTGTACTTCAGGTTGCCGTAGATAAAGTTGACTGGATTATTGATTTCGTGGGCAATCCCCGCCACTAATTGTCCTAAACTGGCCATCTTTTCGCTTTGCAGCATTTGGACTTGGAGGCGATTGAGCTGTTCTCGCAGATGTTCCAGCTCGATCGTGGCATGTTTGAGTTGGACTTCGGGGCTCAGCTGCCTGTCCAAAGGTTGACTCTCTTCTGCGGCTAAGTATTCGGGCAAAATGTACTCCGGCAAAACCTGCTCAGGCAAAATGTACTCGGGCAAAACCTGCTCGGGCAAAATGTTGGCGCTGGAGGAGGTAATTGTGCAAGTAGTCAACAAGTAGACCGGAGTACCGGAGTCGTTGCAAATTGGAATGGTGGTGCAGTTGAGCAACTGAGAAAGGCCCGTCGCTTGAGGTGTAACCAGCTGGGTGAACGCCACGGCCTTGTTTTGGCCTAGGGCTGTGCGATCGTACTCATTCAAAATTTCTGCTTGTTCAACGGGAAGCCAATCAATGGTTTTTTGTCCGACTAAGTCTGCCCGATCGCTGCGATCGCCGCCAAACAGGGTTGCCGCTATTTGGTTGACAGCCAAACATTTCAAGGTGTGCGTATCCTTGATCACGATCGCAGGTGTAACCATTTCTAACAGCGTTGCCAATAATTGGTTGATTTCTCCCTGATTACAACAATTTTGGCCTCCTTTGGCCACTGAGAACAATGGTGTTGCACAGGAATCAGAAACTAAAACCTCTGACATATAGCCTCATCTACGGCAGTGAGTGAGCAACGATGGAAGATCAACAAGGGAATCAGGCAGAGTAGAAGAATTGCGTTACATGACCCGATCGTGAGAAAAATCAATCCCTGAACTTCTGAAGATGGCAGAATGCTTCCCAAAAAAGACTTATTGAATTTAAAGCAGTAATAAAATCATTTTGTCAAGCAATCTCTAATCACGCTCTCATCACTGAAAATAGGCAATTTGACTTCCCTAGCGACTAAAATGAGCTGAAACGATCGGAGAACATGGTTTAAACCCCCATGATTGGGTAACTGCCATGACTGGGGTACCCGCTTGGAACTTAGGCTGTATGGGTTGAGCGCATAGGTCGTTTCAGCAATCCCCTAACAGGATTCAACACTTAAAAAGCGAGTTACTTAGACAGTGACCTACTTAAAAAGGGATTTACTTAAAAGTGACTTAAAATGCTTAACTTAAGGATAGAGTTCCACAAAAATTTCTAAAATAAACAATTGAACAACAAGAAATTAAACTTCCGTAAGCAATGACCGTCGCTCTTTTGAGTTCAGCGGATTCGAGTTCAGCGGATTCGTTAGGTGGATTGGTTCAACAACTTAGCTCGGTAACTTAGATCAGCAAATTAGCTAGATAAACAAGGTGAAAAAACGGGAAATTTTTTAAAAATTACTGCCTAACAGGAAGGAATCAGCAATCGGTTAATTATTTCAATTTCTATTCTCCAGTTAATGACCTATTTTTCGATCAAATTTTTCGATCAGAATAGGTACAAAATGACCCTAACAATGACCCTAGTGTTATTACCATTAGATCATAACAACAATAACTGGGGAAGATGCGATTGTCTAGCCTATCTTACCAGGGATAAATCGCCATGAGTAGAGCGAATCAGCCACCTGAAAAACGATCGCGATCACACTATAGTTGTGATCGCGATCGCATTCAAAAAGATTAGCGCATAGTTGACAATAGTTGCTTGAACAATCACGCAATTGCAGATGGCTCGATTGTATATC includes the following:
- a CDS encoding uracil-DNA glycosylase — protein: MPDPKSESMADQQFSLFDWSGTPAPESSETSESSAQPSASQSSQVVPSSLPVTSVPPSFDPSQIPTSARVQIPVGTYGSMAEIKAHCSECHRCELGATRTNAVISRGNPNALLMIIGEGPGENEDLTGQPFVGKAGQLLDKILESVRLTEDDVFICNIVKCRPPGNRKPTRDEMNACRPYLMEQIRLVDPKIIMMAGASAIEGLLNEKNVKITQIRGTWRDWEGRSCMPVFHPSYLLRNPSRAQGSPKWLMWQDIQEVRRKLDELKSAL
- a CDS encoding ATP-binding protein: MSEVLVSDSCATPLFSVAKGGQNCCNQGEINQLLATLLEMVTPAIVIKDTHTLKCLAVNQIAATLFGGDRSDRADLVGQKTIDWLPVEQAEILNEYDRTALGQNKAVAFTQLVTPQATGLSQLLNCTTIPICNDSGTPVYLLTTCTITSSSANILPEQVLPEYILPEQVLPEYILPEYLAAEESQPLDRQLSPEVQLKHATIELEHLREQLNRLQVQMLQSEKMASLGQLVAGIAHEINNPVNFIYGNLKYTSEYAQDLLRVIQHYRASYPNPTPELAAFMEEVDLAYLMEDLPQILSSMKVGADRIREIVLSLRNFSRLDDTELQEIDLHQGLDNTLVILQNRLKSKADRPEILVTKHYGVLPSVQCYAGQLNQVFMNILSNAIDALEDAYNHGKCPQPAIQLHTELANDRAIIQFSDNGLGIPEHIQAHLFDPFFTTKPVGQGTGLGLSISYQIVTEKHQGTLDCISTLGQGTTFRITIPLELALNPHSSTPIDDCPQ
- a CDS encoding M50 family metallopeptidase, with product MHQISIPAINPSLKIASLKIASRLSNWLWIPAIAGFVLVLFQFGHRSPLIWVLANFLLFQVMIFLMTIPHELGHAMTAHLVGMQVSKIVIGTGKTRWTFQFLGFPWEIKTILTGGITLLSNKSIPFYRSRLFLVILAGPLANAVMIFSLMQFPQTIVLKNISNTLLFPGLIFYIANAVIVVGNLFPTYSNIDGVKVPTDGMQLLSIPFLSQADVKKQVALAHVMDGQAWERRGQYNPAIDCFTQALTHDPHCVHAYQSLGLAYHNQGDYPTAIQHYNQAIDLDPQNAIFYFLRGVTYTFWRRTEPQYCHHALEDFNQAIRINSNIDTFYFLRAALNSYVGQIEQAIDDFTQVIHLNPSTNAYYNRGAIYYQSQNYSAALEDFDRAIKLDQQNLSAYYGRANAKYDLHDTTGALRDFQQTNSLSRSASINQQDEHGFYFKGLALSRLGDRASALQELQTSERLCLEQGNTQLLQVIKASIDF
- the eno gene encoding phosphopyruvate hydratase, with amino-acid sequence MFDASDTAIEMISAREILDSRGRPTIEAEVQLINGAKGLAQVPSGASTGTFEAHELRDEDPNRYGGKGVLKAVENVKTIITPELIGVDALNQELVDRLMIGLDSDSNKKNVGANAILAVSLATAKAAAEGLGLPLYRYLGGPLANLLPVPLMNVINGGAHADNNVDFQEFMIVPVGADSFREALRWGAEVFHALSKVLKDQGSLTGVGDEGGFAPNLASNQAALDLLMIAIEKAGYKPGEQVAIALDVASSEFYKDGQYHFDGKAHTPGETIDYLAKLTTEYPIVSIEDGLQEEDWENWQALTEKIGSRVQLVGDDLFVTNVERLQKGIDQKAGNSILIKLNQIGSLTETLQAIDLGARNGFRSIISHRSGETEDTTIADLAVATRAGQIKTGSLSRSERVAKYNRLLRIEDELGDLAVYAGTTNMVPKWSK
- the gloA gene encoding lactoylglutathione lyase; amino-acid sequence: MRLLHTMLRVGNLERSLKFYCEVLGMKLLRQKDYPGGEFTLAFIGYGDEADHTVIELTYNWGREQYDLGDAYGHIAIGVDDIYQTCEEIRSRGGKVTREPGPMKHGSTVIAFVEDPDGYKVELIQLRPQGAAQEAVSATA